In the genome of Dermacentor variabilis isolate Ectoservices chromosome 5, ASM5094787v1, whole genome shotgun sequence, one region contains:
- the LOC142581913 gene encoding uncharacterized protein LOC142581913, whose protein sequence is MATGGGKVGGVDGRVLDVLMRTGGVLVSPPEYFADSEDDISSEEAAGPSGSRRHPPATTAFVVSGPAAVAGPSGLTQPPATPQVLRPTTQVPQPTPQVPQPTPREPRAPRRQPRQQELDGAVVTATAAYVRQSQLEEARVQEDTRFRQQLLEQNRQHHEAHMQSLRQHHEAHMESLRHLGEEVAGMREVQRQRLEVARRSHETNERLLQLLLAALGHGGSQAPPPSQDPHN, encoded by the exons AT GGCTACTGGAGGTGGCAAAGTGGGTGGCGTCGACGGCCGCGTCCTCGACGTCCTTATGAGGACAGGAGGGGTCCTTGTTTCCCCCCCTGAGTACTTCGCCGATAGCGAG GACGACATAAGTTCAGAGGAAGCTGCAGGGCCCAGCGGTTCCCGCAGACATCCACCAGCGACAACTGCCTTCGTGGTGTCGggccctgcagctgttgctgggccaagtggccttacac AGCCACCGGCTACCCCCCAGGTGCTGCGGCCTACcacccaggtgccgcagccaaccccgcaggtgccgcagcctacccctcgAGAGCCACGGGCACCCCGTAGACAGCCCAGGCAGCAGGAACTCGATGGTGCTGTGGTGACGGCTACTGCCGCATACGTTCGCCAGAGCCAGTTGGAGGAAGCGAGAGTTCAAGAGGACACCCGCTTCCGCCAACAACTGCTGGAGCAAAACCGGCAG CACCACGAGGCCCACATGCAGAGCCTGCGGCAGCACCACGAGGCGCACATGGAGAGCCTGCGGCACCtcggggaggaggtggcgggaaTGCGGGAAGTGCAGCGGCAGCGCCTCGAAGTGGCGCGTCGGTCGCACGAGACCAACGAgcgcctgcttcagctgctgctggctgcactggGGCATGGTGGCAGCCAAGCACCTCCCCCCTCTCAGGACCCACATAATTAA